In one window of Gloeomargarita sp. SRBZ-1_bins_9 DNA:
- a CDS encoding inositol monophosphatase family protein, which translates to MDWRWDGRMRELLRECGAQARRMGATGFTVMEKGPADYVTTVDQALDAQLTQRLHQWFPTDGIISEENPASRQAYTTGCPRLWCIDPIDGTDDFVHQRPYYSLMVGLLEGYQPAAGWIYAPALERMYWGGPGYGVYQQLPDWRVTPLPQKRPEPPSVWYCPLMIGDKDRQRYGPALTQLIPGADLQTMGSFGLKVVEVIRGRALAYLYLNRRVKLWDTVGPMALAQAAGLTCCDLNGQGLRFDPPAVDTETLCHRQRIVVGWPEFLPKLLPLMQEAVYLTEAQARSDGGPDNCNR; encoded by the coding sequence ATGGACTGGCGGTGGGACGGGCGGATGCGGGAGCTGCTGCGGGAATGTGGGGCGCAGGCCCGACGCATGGGCGCGACCGGCTTCACGGTGATGGAAAAAGGCCCGGCGGATTACGTCACCACCGTGGACCAGGCCCTGGACGCCCAACTGACACAGCGCCTGCACCAGTGGTTCCCCACCGACGGGATCATTAGCGAAGAAAACCCGGCCTCCCGCCAGGCCTATACCACCGGTTGTCCCCGCCTGTGGTGCATTGACCCCATTGACGGCACCGATGATTTTGTGCATCAGCGGCCCTATTACTCCTTGATGGTGGGTCTGCTGGAGGGCTATCAACCGGCAGCGGGATGGATTTATGCCCCGGCGTTGGAGCGCATGTACTGGGGCGGCCCCGGTTACGGAGTGTATCAGCAATTGCCGGACTGGCGGGTGACCCCTCTGCCCCAAAAGCGCCCCGAACCCCCCTCGGTGTGGTACTGCCCCCTGATGATTGGCGACAAGGACCGGCAGCGCTACGGCCCAGCTTTAACCCAGCTGATTCCCGGCGCCGATTTGCAGACCATGGGCAGCTTTGGACTGAAGGTGGTGGAGGTGATCCGGGGCCGGGCGCTGGCCTATCTCTACCTCAACCGGCGGGTGAAACTCTGGGATACGGTTGGCCCCATGGCCCTGGCCCAGGCGGCGGGGTTGACCTGCTGTGACCTCAACGGGCAAGGGTTGCGCTTTGACCCCCCGGCGGTGGATACCGAGACCCTGTGCCATCGCCAGCGCATTGTCGTCGGGTGGCCGGAATTTCTCCCTAAACTCTTGCCCCTGATGCAGGAAGCGGTTTATCTCACCGAGGCTCAGGCCAGATCCGACGGCGGTCCTGACAATTGCAATAGATAG